TTAGCGCTGAATAACAGCATCACGTGAAATTTAATCCTGAAGCGCAGAGAGTCAGGCCTGTCGTTGTGGGGGCTTCAATCGTGGGTATGGGTTGTCTGGGGGACTTTAAAGCAGAAATAACAAACCCCCGGCTCAGCGGGGGTTCTGGTGGTAAATACGTTCAATCAATAAGCTGTTTGCTGAGCGTCGGGTTAGCATTAATCAGACGCATCAGTTTCATTTCAGTCGCGGTGGGTTTTATTCGTTGTGATTCCCACTCATGCACCATTGATACTGAGACTCCCATTACACGAGCGAAGTCATCAATTTGAAGCCCGGTTCCGCGTCGCAATTGTTCAAAGTCACTAAAGGAATTCGGATTTTTGCTCAGAGTTACCGGCTGCGTTACTTCATTTTTCAAAACAATCTGTTCCAGACTGCTCAGCAGTTCAAACATAGGATCTTTATACTCCATTGAGAACTCCTCGTAAAAATCACACAGCGGGATCGTGATACAGCTTATTAAGAATAGTCGTGAAAATTCCTGGTGTGTGGTTTTGGCTGTGATTAATTAGACGGTAAATGACTTTTCATGCGCTTCAGATGCATCTTAAGTGAGTTTTCTGCCGCTTAATTGTTTGATTCATATGCATCTGTCGGCGCTCAGTATTTTTGTGTAAAACCTTTCGTTTAATTTGGATTAAGAATTATCTGCACGCCTTCCGGGAAATTTTCATGCCAGGTCGAATTCATCGTATTAAGAATGTAAGGAAAGGGTATCTTGCGAGGCGGACCTGGACTATCCTTGTAAGCCGTCAGGCACGCGTGTGCCGGTGTGCGCTTTTATGGGTGAAAGGAGTAATAAAATGGCGACAGGAAAGTCCTGCTCTCGCTGGTTTGCGCCTCTTGCGGCGTTATTAATGGTAGTTAGCCTGAGTGGGTGTTTCGATAAAGAAGGCGATCAGCGCAAGGCGTTTATCGACTTCCTGCAAAATACGGCGATGCGTAGCAGTGAACGTCTGCCCGCTCTGACAGCAGATCAGAAAAAACAGTTCGGTCCGTTTGTCTCTGATTATGCTGTGATTTATGGCTATTCCCAGCAGGTGAACCAGGCGATGGACTCCGGTCTGCGTCCGGTAGTGGACAGCGTTAACGCCATCCGGGTACCGCAGGATTATATGACCCAGCGTGAACCGCTTCGTCAGGCCAATGGCTCGCTCGGCGTACTTAGCCAGCAACTGCAGAATGCAAAAATGCAGGCGGATGCTTCCCACGCGGCGTTAAAACAGGCGGACGATCTCAAGCCGGTGTTTGACCAGGTGTATACCAAAGTGGTTACCAATCCGGCCAACGCACTGCAACCGCTGATCCCGGCGGCGCAGGTCTTCACTCAGCAACTGGTGCAGGTGGGCGACTTTATTGCCCAGCAGGATACGCAGGTGAGCTTTGTTGCTAACGGCATCCAGTTCCCGACGTCCCAGCAGGCCAGCCAGTATAACGCGCTGATTGCTCCGCTGGCGGCGCAGCATCAGGCGTTCAACCAGGCCTGGACCGCGACCGTTAACGCCACGCAGCAGTAAGCGGGCGCAGACAAAAAAAGAGGCGATTAATCGCCTCTTTTTTTATGTCCGCAGCAGGGTGAATCGTCAGCCTGCGACCTGCGGGTTGACGCAGTTTTTCTCCACCTTGCCATTGAGCGCGTCAATCAGGTTATCCACCGCGCAGGCCGCCATGTTGTAGCGTGTCTCGTGCGTTGCGGAGCCGATGTGCGGTAGCGCCACGACGTTGGGCAGTGACAGCAGCGGTGAATCAACGGGCAGCGGCTCTTTCTCGAAGACGTCCAGCCCGGCCGCATGGATTTCGCCGTTTTGCAGGGCTTCCACCAGCGCATTTTCATCCACTACCGGGCCGCGTCCGGCGTTAATGAAGATCGCCGATTTTTTCATCATTTCAAACTGCGCTTTACCGATCAGATGATGCGTCTCTTCGGTCAGAGGCAGCACCAGACACACAAAGTCGGACTCCTGCAACAGGGTATCGAGATCGCAATAGCGCGCCTGGAAGCGCGCTTCCGCTTCGGCGTGATGGCGACGCGCGTTATAGAGAATCGGCATGCCGAAACCAAAGTGCGCGCGTTGCGCCAGCGCCAGCCCGATACGACCCATCCCGATGATGCCCATTGTTTTGTGATGCACATCGATGCCGAACCAGTCTGCGCCAATACCGGATGTCCATTCCCCCGCTTTTACCCGCCCGGCGACCTCTACCACGCGGCGGGCGCTGCTCAGTACCAGCGCCATAATGGTATCGGCGACCGTTTCCGTCAGCACGGTCGGGGTATGCATCAATAAAATCTTACGTGCGTTCAGCGCGTCCACATCAAAGTTGTCATAGCCTACCGAGACCGTTGACGTCGCGCGCAACTGCGGCATTTTCTCCAGCAGCGCGGCATCGACTTTCTCGCTGGAACCCAGCAGCCCTTGCGCAGTGGCGAAAGCCTCAGCGTGCTGTTGCACCGTTTCCGGTTTCAGGTTGGCAACCTGGGTTACGGTGAAGTGCTCGGCCAGACGTTGTTGCAGGTCATCGGGTAAGGCTTTGTACAGGATGATAGACGGCTTCATGCGGTTCTCCCTTGTGATGGTGCGCCTGCCGGAATCTGCTTATTGTTAGCAGGCTTAACAATTAAAGTAAGCCACACAGAGGCGAAAAGTGCTACCCCCATGAAAATGTACGAGGCCGACGGGCTGCCGGTTGCGCCATTCAGGTAACCTACCACCCATGAGCCGCAGAATGAGCCGAGCGCGCCCATGCTGTTAATCAGCGCCATTGCGCCACCAGCGACGTTGCGCGGCAGCATTTCCGGGATGATGGCGAAGAACGGCCCGTATGGGGCATACATTGCGGCACCGGCAATCACCAGCAGGGTATAAGAGATCCAGAAATGGTTGGCGCCCACTGCCCATGAACCGATAAAGGCGAATGCGCCAATCAGCAGCAGCGGCCAGACAAACAGTTTACGGTTTTGCAGCTTATCGGAAGCCCAGGAGGCCAGGATCATTGCCAGCGTTGCGGCAAGGTACGGAACGGCAGAGAGCCAGCCTACTTCGACCATGCCGAGGTTTTCGCCGCCGCTGCGAATAATTGACGGCAGCCACAGTACAAAACCGTATACGCCAATGCTCCAGGCAAAATATTGCAGGCACAGCAGAACGACATTACGCGAGCGGAAGGCTTCACTGTAATTACGTACGGCTTTGATGCCCTGCTGCTCTTTTTCAAGCTGGGCCTGCAACGCCGCTTTCTCATCGCTGGAGAGCCACGCTACCTGCGCCGGTTTGTCTTTCACCAGCACCCACCAGCAAAACGCCCAGATCACTGCCGGAATGCCTTCAATAATGAACATTTCGCGCCAGCCGAAAGCCTGGATCAGATAGCCGGACACCACCGACATCCACAGTACTGTCACCGGGTTGCCGAGGATTAAGAAGGTATTGGCGCGTGAGCGTTCCGATTTGGTAAACCAGTTGCTGATGTAGATAAGCATCGCGGGCATGACCGCCGCTTCCACCACGCCGAGAATAAAGCGGATGGCGGCCAGCATTGGGATATTGCTGACGATACCGGTTAATGACGCACAGCCGCCCCACAAAATCAGGCAGATAAAAATCAGTTTGCGGACGCTGCGGCGCTCTGCATAAATCGCGCCGGGGATCTGGAAAAAGAAGTAGCCGAGAAAGAAGAGTGCGCCGAGCAGCGAAGAGATGCCTTTGGTGATGCCCAGGTCGTCATTGATACCGGCGGCGGAGGCGAAACTGAAGTTTGCACGGTCGAGATACGCCAGACTGTAAGTGATAAATACAATCGGCATGATGTACAGCCAGCGTTTGGACGAATTTGTCGCGTTACTCATAAGATTGCCTCTATGGTTGAGGTTACTTACCGCCTGTGTGTAGGGCACAGTGCGGCGGATGTTTTTGGTTGAATAACTTTCAGGCTTTACAACTACAACGCGCCTAACTGTGCGCGTGTCGGCAATCCTTCGCTGTCGCCCGGCACCTGAATGGCCATCGCGCCGATGGCGTTACCCCGGCGTACCGCTTCAGGCAGGGTTTTATCTTCCAGCAGCGCGCTCAGTACGCCCACGGCGAAACCATCCCCGGCACCGACCGTATCGACAACATTTTCCACTTTGACCGGCGGCACCGCGCCCTGCTCACCGCTGGCGGTTTTAAACCATGCGCCATCGGCGCCCGTTTTGATCACCACCGCCTGAACGCCGCGCTGCAGATAGAAATCGGCGATCCCTTCCGGTGTGCGCTGGCCGGTCAGAATGACACCCTCTTTCAGCCCCGGCAGCACCCAATCGGACTGAAAGGCGAGGCGGTTCAGTTTCTCCACCATTTCGGCTTCGCTGTTCCACAACACCGGGCGCAGATTCGGATCGAACGAAATGGTTTTGTTTTGTGCTTTCATCCGCGCGACGGCATGTTCCAGCAGCGCATATGAGGTTGCAGACAGCGCAGCCGCCACGCCGCTGATGTGCAAATGGCGCGCCTGGCTAAAGATGTCGGCGTTAAAATCCTCCGGCGACAGATGGCTGGCCGCAGAGCCCTTACGGAAATACTCCACGATGGGATCGGTTCCATTTTCGGCTTTAGATTTAAGCTGAAACCCGGTAGCGAAGCGCCCATCCAGCGTCACGCAACGGGTATCAATTCCCTCCTGGCGCAGCGTATTGAGGATGAAACGCCCGAAGCTGTCATCGCCGACGCGGCTGACCCAACTGACTTTCAAACCCAGCCGCGACAGGCCCGTCGCCACATTCAGTTCTGCGCCTGCCGCGCGTTTAATAAAGTGTCCGGCCCCGGCGAGGTCGCCGGTTTCGGTGGCGACAAACATGGCCATTGCTTCGCCAATAGTGATGACATCCAGCGCGTTATGCATGGCGTGGCTCCTTACGTAACTGTTCAACGTAATGACGGGTAACGGCGATCAGGTCGTCGCCCTGCAGGGGGAATTCAATACCGCGCGGCGCGTCGGCGGGCAGGTTATCCAGCAGCGCCAGCCAGCGGGCATCGGCTTCATCCGGCGGTACGGCGCGAAAAGTGTGCCCATGAACGACAGCCGCTTTGACGTGGATATAGCTGACCGCTGGCGCCAGATGGCGGGCAGCTTCTTCGGGTGAATCACCGACCCACAACCAGTTGCCAGTATCGAATGTCAGCGTCACCGGCAGCGAGAGGGTATGGCAGGCAGCTTTAAAGCGCAGCATCGGCGCAAGTTTGCCGCAGTCCGTCTGGTCGTTTTCCACCACCAGCGGCACCGGGCCGGTCAGTAGCCAGTCGCGCAGCGTTGCCAGTACCGCCTGATCGGTAAAATGGCCCAGCGAGACTTTCAACCAGCGGGCTTTAAGCGTATGGGCTTCGTGCAGCAAAGCGGGTAAACGAGGATTGAGCGCGCCATCCGCCAGGCACAGTGGCTCCGGCGCGGAGTAACAAGCTTGCAGATTGTGCATTTCAATGGCGAACGCCAGCGAGGACAAATGGCCGATCTCTTCGCTGCTCAGCAGCTCGCGGCGGATTTCTACGCCGTCAGCTCCGGCGGCGGCGATAACGGGCAGCAGGGCCATCTGCCCGCCCATTGCGTGGATCGTGTCATGACCGTATGCGGCGGTAACAACGATAATTTTTCTCGGCATACTCCGGCTCCCCGGCAAAGACAGCAAATAGGTTCTGTCTTTAACGCTAGATGGAACCGGTTCCAAAGAAAAGCGCGGTATGTTGAATTTATGATCGCTATCACGCAGTGTCGTTAACGAGACGTGGAGCCGCGGACGATCAGTTCGCCGGAAAATACCTGCTCGCGCACCGTGTCGCTCTGGCCTTCAATGCGTCGTACCACCTGCTCTACAGCGGCGTAACCGATTTGCCAGGTTGGCTGTTTAAGCGTGGTAATGCCCACGCCCGCCAGCTCAGCCCACTCCAGCTCGTCAAAACCGAGCAGGCCGATGTCGCTGCCCCAGTTCAGGCCGATGCGTTTGAGTGAACGCGCTACCTGTAAGGTCAGCGCGCCGTTGGCGGAGATCACCGCTTTGCGCATCCCGCGGTGGCGGGCATGGAACTGGCGCAGGGCATTGTCCAGTAGTGCAGCTTCATGCAGCGGCACTTCGGCGTTTTCCGCCACCACGCCCGGATAGCGGGCAAGGGTAGCGCGAAAGGCGCTGAGCCGCTCGCGGCGGGTGTTTACCGTTCCCAGCGGTTCGCTGAGGAAGAGTAACGCCTCAAAACCCTGTTCAATCAGGTGCTCTGTGGCCGTGGTGGCGGCCTGGGTGTTATCCAGCCCAACCACATCGCAGGCGAAATCAGGGATTTTACGGTCAATCAATACCATCGGCAGGGCGGATTGTTGCAGCCGGTTTAACCCCTCTTCGCGCATGCCGACCGCATTCACCACAATGCCTTCTACCTGATAACTGCGCAGCAGGTCGAGGTAATGCAGCTCCTGATCCAGCTCGTTGTTGGTATTACAGACCAGCGGCGTAAACCCTTTTTCCCGGCAGGCAGCTTCGATACCGCTTAGCACATGCACTGAATAGGGGTTGGTGATATCGGCGATAATCAGGCCGATAAGGCGGGTTCGGCCGCGCTTAAGGCCACGCGCCATCAGGCTGGGGCGATAATCCAGATCGGCAATGGCTTGCTCAATACGCGCCAACAAGTCAGCCGACAGCAGATGCCTTTCACCGTTAAGGTAACGCGAAATGCTGGTTTTCCCCGTTTTCGCTGCTTTTGCCACATCGCTGATGGTTGGGCGTGCCGTTTTCGCCATTGCTGCTTCCCTCGCCGTAAATGATTGTCCACACCTTAGCGCGAAATCGCGGGCAATCAAGCACTAACACAGGCATATCACCCGGAGTGTGCGCGTAATGACGTTTAATTCTTTGCGATTACACCGCGGCTGTGGATGATAGAGCGAACAGAACATCAGAGCGGCATCGTGCCGCCATCACCTGCAAGCTATTCAGGAGCGCGCTTTGGCAAACCCTGCTATCAAAACAGTTCTTACGGCGGCCCACTGGGGGCCGATGCTGGTCGATACCGACGGTGAAAACGTGCTCGCTTCGCGCGGTGCGCTACCGACTCGCCATCCGAACTCACTGCAAACCGTGGTGCAGGAGCAGGTGCACAGCCCGACGCGCGTGCGCTATCCGATGGTGCGCAAAGGCTTTCTCG
Above is a genomic segment from Kosakonia radicincitans DSM 16656 containing:
- a CDS encoding MFS transporter — protein: MSNATNSSKRWLYIMPIVFITYSLAYLDRANFSFASAAGINDDLGITKGISSLLGALFFLGYFFFQIPGAIYAERRSVRKLIFICLILWGGCASLTGIVSNIPMLAAIRFILGVVEAAVMPAMLIYISNWFTKSERSRANTFLILGNPVTVLWMSVVSGYLIQAFGWREMFIIEGIPAVIWAFCWWVLVKDKPAQVAWLSSDEKAALQAQLEKEQQGIKAVRNYSEAFRSRNVVLLCLQYFAWSIGVYGFVLWLPSIIRSGGENLGMVEVGWLSAVPYLAATLAMILASWASDKLQNRKLFVWPLLLIGAFAFIGSWAVGANHFWISYTLLVIAGAAMYAPYGPFFAIIPEMLPRNVAGGAMALINSMGALGSFCGSWVVGYLNGATGSPSASYIFMGVALFASVWLTLIVKPANNKQIPAGAPSQGRTA
- a CDS encoding sugar kinase; protein product: MHNALDVITIGEAMAMFVATETGDLAGAGHFIKRAAGAELNVATGLSRLGLKVSWVSRVGDDSFGRFILNTLRQEGIDTRCVTLDGRFATGFQLKSKAENGTDPIVEYFRKGSAASHLSPEDFNADIFSQARHLHISGVAAALSATSYALLEHAVARMKAQNKTISFDPNLRPVLWNSEAEMVEKLNRLAFQSDWVLPGLKEGVILTGQRTPEGIADFYLQRGVQAVVIKTGADGAWFKTASGEQGAVPPVKVENVVDTVGAGDGFAVGVLSALLEDKTLPEAVRRGNAIGAMAIQVPGDSEGLPTRAQLGAL
- the ghrB gene encoding glyoxylate/hydroxypyruvate reductase GhrB, with the protein product MKPSIILYKALPDDLQQRLAEHFTVTQVANLKPETVQQHAEAFATAQGLLGSSEKVDAALLEKMPQLRATSTVSVGYDNFDVDALNARKILLMHTPTVLTETVADTIMALVLSSARRVVEVAGRVKAGEWTSGIGADWFGIDVHHKTMGIIGMGRIGLALAQRAHFGFGMPILYNARRHHAEAEARFQARYCDLDTLLQESDFVCLVLPLTEETHHLIGKAQFEMMKKSAIFINAGRGPVVDENALVEALQNGEIHAAGLDVFEKEPLPVDSPLLSLPNVVALPHIGSATHETRYNMAACAVDNLIDALNGKVEKNCVNPQVAG
- a CDS encoding sugar phosphate isomerase/epimerase family protein, with translation MPRKIIVVTAAYGHDTIHAMGGQMALLPVIAAAGADGVEIRRELLSSEEIGHLSSLAFAIEMHNLQACYSAPEPLCLADGALNPRLPALLHEAHTLKARWLKVSLGHFTDQAVLATLRDWLLTGPVPLVVENDQTDCGKLAPMLRFKAACHTLSLPVTLTFDTGNWLWVGDSPEEAARHLAPAVSYIHVKAAVVHGHTFRAVPPDEADARWLALLDNLPADAPRGIEFPLQGDDLIAVTRHYVEQLRKEPRHA
- a CDS encoding DUF3053 domain-containing protein, with protein sequence MATGKSCSRWFAPLAALLMVVSLSGCFDKEGDQRKAFIDFLQNTAMRSSERLPALTADQKKQFGPFVSDYAVIYGYSQQVNQAMDSGLRPVVDSVNAIRVPQDYMTQREPLRQANGSLGVLSQQLQNAKMQADASHAALKQADDLKPVFDQVYTKVVTNPANALQPLIPAAQVFTQQLVQVGDFIAQQDTQVSFVANGIQFPTSQQASQYNALIAPLAAQHQAFNQAWTATVNATQQ
- a CDS encoding HTH-type transcriptional regulator codes for the protein MEYKDPMFELLSSLEQIVLKNEVTQPVTLSKNPNSFSDFEQLRRGTGLQIDDFARVMGVSVSMVHEWESQRIKPTATEMKLMRLINANPTLSKQLID
- a CDS encoding LacI family DNA-binding transcriptional regulator; the protein is MAKTARPTISDVAKAAKTGKTSISRYLNGERHLLSADLLARIEQAIADLDYRPSLMARGLKRGRTRLIGLIIADITNPYSVHVLSGIEAACREKGFTPLVCNTNNELDQELHYLDLLRSYQVEGIVVNAVGMREEGLNRLQQSALPMVLIDRKIPDFACDVVGLDNTQAATTATEHLIEQGFEALLFLSEPLGTVNTRRERLSAFRATLARYPGVVAENAEVPLHEAALLDNALRQFHARHRGMRKAVISANGALTLQVARSLKRIGLNWGSDIGLLGFDELEWAELAGVGITTLKQPTWQIGYAAVEQVVRRIEGQSDTVREQVFSGELIVRGSTSR